The following is a genomic window from Pseudonocardia sp. DSM 110487.
TTGGAGCTTGCGGGCCTGCTCCATCATCTGACCGATCGCGTCGAGGGACTCGGGGGAGAGTTCCGCCATGGCGGAGGCGAAGGCCCGGATCTCGGACTCCCTGGCCTGTCGGATCATCCGGCCGATCTCGTGGAGGGTCTCCGGGGACAACTCGGCCACGGCGGTGACGAACGTGCGGACCTCGGGTCGGTCCATGGCTGCGACGAGGGCCAGGTTCTCCTCGATGTCCGCGGCGACGGCATCGTCGAAGAAGTAGGCGACGGGGATCCGGAAGGCAGCCGCGATGGCCTTGAGCGGCTCGATCGTGGGCTTCTTGTTGGGATGGATCCGCAGCGCGTTCACGTAGGAGGCGGAGATCGAGTGCCCGGCCGCCTTCGCGAGCTCGGCGATCTCTTGGTGGGTGTACTCGCGCTCCTCGCCGGGTGGGCAGACGCTCGCGAACAGGTGGTTCAGCTTCTCCTGCAGGGTGCGGTAGACCGGTGCGCTCGGTTCGCGTGTGTCGCCGCCCGGAACGTCGTCGTCACGGGTTGAGGCCGCCGCCATGGCCATCCGCTCCCTCTCGGTAGCTCGCCGACAGACGCAGGCGAGTTGATGAGGTGATCAAACTCATCCTCTACTGTGGCTGAGTCAGGGATCCACTCTAGCAACCCTGGCCACGACAGCGAGTCTTCTCGGTCGGAGGTACCTGTGCTGGCTCCTGGCGAAGGATCCGCAGCCGAGCAGGCCCACTGCGCCCTTCCAGGCTGCTCGATCGGCCTCGCATCCGGAGGGCCAGGGCGCGCGCAACGCGGGTACTGCAGCGCCGAGCACCGCCGCCACCACCGGATGCAGCTGCGTCGCGCCGCGCGCAGCGAGCCCGCCGGCCCTCAGTCCCACCCGGGCCCGCCAGTGCCCGACCCGCCAGCGACCAGCCCGCCAGCGCCCGACCCGTGGCCCGAGGCGACGCAGCCGGAGGCGACGCAGCCCGAGGTCGGCCAGCACGTCCCAGCTCACGATCTGCCGGCAGCACAATCAGCACGGCCTCTGCGCCACCGGCGCGCGGTCTCAGCCGCGGCCGCCGTCGCCGTGCTCGCGATCGCAGGCACCGCCATGCTGAACCAGCCGCCGCCGGTGGTCACCCTGACGGC
Proteins encoded in this region:
- a CDS encoding helix-turn-helix domain-containing protein, whose product is MAAASTRDDDVPGGDTREPSAPVYRTLQEKLNHLFASVCPPGEEREYTHQEIAELAKAAGHSISASYVNALRIHPNKKPTIEPLKAIAAAFRIPVAYFFDDAVAADIEENLALVAAMDRPEVRTFVTAVAELSPETLHEIGRMIRQARESEIRAFASAMAELSPESLDAIGQMMEQARKLQRLPHDT